The following coding sequences are from one Cenarchaeum symbiosum A window:
- a CDS encoding DnaJ-class molecular chaperone (COG0484), with protein sequence MARLTHLLIAAPSALVGQAAAQEAAGPSPSDLVLLFSVAVAVVAGIAIYISREALLGRKTDYEKSDFDSQRDRDFEKYHSDWGEEYPRSSGRKRAKWDPPEGGLPDYYGVLGLERGATRGEIKKRYRELAKEEHPDRTGDPSTGRMAEINEAYEVLSDDDKREQYDGMLEP encoded by the coding sequence ATGGCCCGCCTGACACACCTTCTGATTGCCGCCCCGTCTGCATTGGTGGGGCAGGCCGCGGCCCAGGAGGCGGCGGGGCCGTCGCCGTCCGACCTTGTGCTGCTCTTCTCGGTGGCCGTCGCGGTGGTCGCGGGCATTGCGATATACATCTCCCGCGAGGCCCTGCTTGGCAGAAAGACCGACTATGAAAAGAGCGACTTTGACTCGCAGCGCGACCGCGACTTTGAAAAGTACCACTCCGACTGGGGGGAGGAGTACCCCCGCAGCTCGGGCAGAAAGCGCGCAAAGTGGGATCCGCCCGAGGGGGGCCTGCCGGACTATTACGGGGTGCTGGGCCTGGAGAGGGGCGCCACCCGGGGGGAGATCAAGAAAAGGTACAGGGAGCTCGCAAAGGAGGAGCACCCCGACAGGACGGGCGATCCCTCGACCGGCCGCATGGCCGAGATCAATGAAGCGTACGAGGTGCTCTCCGACGACGACAAGAGGGAACAGTACGACGGGATGCTCGAACCCTAG
- a CDS encoding transcriptional regulator (COG1522), whose amino-acid sequence MPVYESGLDAKDKKIIRNLLVDARLSARQLSARLGMSTVAVLSRVRKLEASGVIKGYSARLDDEKLGYALTAVIELVAKNDKLLEIEEKISSIENVCAVYDVTGGTDTIIVAKFRDRAELSLLVKNLSTIGNVESTITHVVLNTVKEDFRLE is encoded by the coding sequence GTGCCGGTTTATGAGAGCGGATTGGACGCAAAAGACAAGAAGATCATAAGGAACCTGCTAGTCGACGCGCGCCTCTCGGCGAGGCAGCTCTCGGCGAGGCTGGGCATGTCGACTGTTGCCGTGCTCTCCAGGGTCCGAAAGCTCGAGGCGTCCGGCGTGATCAAGGGGTACTCGGCGAGGCTCGACGACGAAAAGCTCGGCTATGCGCTGACCGCGGTCATAGAACTGGTGGCAAAAAACGACAAGCTGCTCGAAATCGAGGAGAAGATATCGTCGATAGAGAACGTCTGCGCAGTATACGACGTGACGGGCGGCACCGACACAATCATAGTGGCCAAGTTCAGGGACCGGGCGGAGCTGAGCCTGCTGGTAAAGAACCTCTCCACAATAGGGAACGTGGAGAGCACCATCACGCATGTGGTACTCAACACCGTAAAGGAGGACTTCCGGCTGGAATAG
- a CDS encoding TPR repeat protein (COG0457), with protein sequence MDGGPHAEGMKLLEEGRFDEALELFEGALRESPDDPDLLNGKGVSLRSLGRYDEANECLARSLELDPRDRMSS encoded by the coding sequence ATGGACGGCGGGCCGCACGCGGAGGGGATGAAACTGCTAGAAGAGGGCAGGTTCGACGAGGCGCTGGAGCTCTTTGAGGGCGCGCTGCGGGAGAGCCCCGACGATCCGGACCTGCTCAACGGCAAGGGCGTGTCGCTGCGCTCGCTGGGCAGGTACGACGAGGCAAACGAGTGCCTCGCAAGATCGCTGGAGCTGGACCCCAGGGACAGGATGTCATCATAG
- a CDS encoding TPR repeat protein (COG0457) — protein MKPEELMDRAAGRCEDGDYLGALAFYDKILDSDPGYVPALVDKAVTVQNLGRTREAVALYDRALALEPREVDALVNKGSALHALERYEDAISCYEKALAADGACAMAVAYKGLALGELGRIPEAAEAFKRALDMDGGYDLARKGYETAAALMDGGSP, from the coding sequence ATGAAACCGGAGGAGCTCATGGACAGGGCGGCGGGGCGCTGCGAGGACGGCGACTATCTCGGGGCGCTGGCATTCTATGATAAAATCCTGGACTCTGATCCCGGGTACGTTCCCGCGCTTGTGGACAAGGCAGTAACCGTGCAGAACCTCGGGCGGACAAGGGAGGCCGTGGCCCTGTACGACAGGGCGCTCGCCCTCGAGCCGCGTGAAGTCGACGCGCTGGTAAACAAGGGCTCCGCGCTGCACGCCCTGGAGAGGTACGAGGACGCCATATCCTGCTATGAAAAGGCGCTGGCCGCCGACGGGGCCTGCGCCATGGCCGTGGCGTACAAGGGCCTGGCGCTGGGGGAGCTGGGGAGGATTCCCGAGGCCGCCGAGGCCTTCAAGCGCGCGCTCGACATGGACGGCGGGTACGACCTTGCAAGAAAGGGGTACGAGACGGCCGCCGCCCTCATGGATGGCGGCAGCCCCTAA